In Glycine max cultivar Williams 82 chromosome 7, Glycine_max_v4.0, whole genome shotgun sequence, a single window of DNA contains:
- the LOC100527543 gene encoding Protein LURP-one-related 11-like: MGKVHPQALNSSTTCKQETFTLWMKSLVLNGKGCTVFDSNGQIAYRVDNYNCRHRDEVHLMDQNGDILFTMLKKQYKLSRFWEGYRFPVPGTRNDHKGPCFRVSKTYKISRGGSTYEVELGLDKNQPYTHKIERNTCNSACKISNELGVVVAELRRKKSPCGVDLGDDVFTMVVEPNIDLSLIMGLVVAYNLINCKI, translated from the exons ATGGGAAAAGTTCACCCCCAAGCACTAAATTCCTCTACCACTTGCAAGCAAGAGACGTTTACCCTATGGATGAAATCTCTGGTACTGAACGGAAAGGGATGCACCGTGTTTGATTCAAATGGCCAAATTGCATACCGAGTTGATAACTACAACTGCAGGCATAGAGATGAAGTTCATCTCATGGATCAAAATGGCGATATTTTGTTCACTATGCTGAAAAAG cAATATAAGTTGTCCAGGTTTTGGGAGGGTTATAGATTTCCAGTTCCAGGAACAAGGAATGACCACAAAGGACCATGCTTTCGAGTTTCAAAAACTTATAAGATCTCTAGAGGGGGTTCAACCTATGAAGTTGAACTTGGATTGGACAAAAATCAACCGTATACTCATAAAATAGAACGCAACACTTGCAACTCAGCTTGCAAAATATCTAACGAGCTTGGAGTGGTAGTTGCAGAG CTAAGGAGAAAGAAGTCACCTTGTGGAGTTGATTTAGGAGATGATGTTTTCACGATGGTAGTGGAGCCAAATATAGATCTTTCTCTAATTATGGGGCTTGTTGTAGCCTACAATCTTATAAactgtaaaatttaa
- the LOC100819364 gene encoding 1-phosphatidylinositol-3-phosphate 5-kinase FAB1B has translation MDAVDKTFSELVSIVKSWIPWRSEPVNVSRDFWMPDQSCRVCYECDSQFTLFNRKHHCRLCGRIFCNKCTTNSVPAPFSNQRNSWDELEKIRVCNYCYKQWEQGIVAFDNSIPVSNLDNSASGSTSSVASSKTSATANSSNITLCSMPYSVGSYQPMQQGSVLNLHKSPVKGKDPDTDREGLSALGGRSDLVADLGDPLPKQYRFSINRSDDDEDEYGVYRSDSDMRDYPQVNNYYVQAELHGIGNIDGSQKVDLDGENTNAKLPSNYSFDTQDLEGAQVIAKNEDEPYICDENEAPSSLYVSEDVDAEPVDFENNGLLWLPPEPEDEEDEQEAILFDDDDDHDGNATGEWGYLRSSSSFGSGEYRHRDRSSEEHKNVMKNVVDGHFRALVSQLLQVENLPVEDNDKNSWLEIVTSLSWEAATLLKPDMSKGGGMDPAGYVKVKCIACGSRIESVVVKGVVCKKNVAHRRMTSKVDKPRLLILGGALEYQRVTNLLSSVDTLLQQEMDHLKMAVAKIASHQPNILLVEKSVSRYAQEYLLAKDISLVLNVKRPLLERVARCTGTQIVPSIDHLSSQKLGYCETFHVEKFLEDLNSAGQGGKKTMKTLMFFEGCPKPLGFTILLKGADKDELKKVKHVVQYGVFAAYHLALETSFLADEGVSLPEIPLNSLALPDKSSSIQRSISTVPGFGIADNEKPQGLEPYTEPQRTKSLTAADLASSTCGTGPCLSNGASQSMALGSSLNYSTALYSSIVASGNSIPESHHNKLLSCTSRDTNEMNSKQTVVEETSRVDNTLVVGDDPTVEDPGSSEKLYQGMSADTPQNGDSKISKNQLSGSGSLSPKDVQNHPENLEITNEEPVPEKEEFPPSPSDHQSILVSLSSRCVWKGTVCERSHLFRIKYYGSFDKPLGRFLRDHLFDQSYRCHSCEMPSEAHVHCYTHRQGTLTISVKKLPEIILPGERDGKIWMWHRCLRCPRINGFPPATQRIIMSDAAWGLSLGKFLELSFSNHAAASRVASCGHSLHRDCLRFYGFGRMVACFRYASIDVHSVYLPPHTLIFDYGNQDWIQQESDEVVNRAELLFSEVLNGLSQIGEQRSNALQVSNGHKSPELRRQVAELEGMLQKEKLEFEETLQKILNQEKRNGQPGIDVLEINRLWRQLLFQSYMWDHRLIYAANLVNSNYESGSSSPISEDKEKPTDENQMSINSIHGDPKLNGSPSHGGGSVVVDGKISHDASHQEIDMVKNKNLEKDDESDLPNSKSINDQSNLLEPELGVGRALSDGPFPVIPSLSETLDAKWTGENHSGYGIQKDNSSVNPDILMADALTTSAQKETYYLGDRTEDQNGSKSFYSSFKGHDNMEDSSNWLGMPFLNFYRQFNRNLFASTQKFDTLVDYNPVYVSSFRKQELQGGARLLLPIGVNDTVIPVYDDEPSSIIAYALMSPEYHFQLNDEGERPREGNEFTSSYFSDSGTLQSFSSVDETAFDSQKSFGSIEEMIFSMSGSRNSSILDPMLYTKAMHARVSFGVDGPLGKVKYSVTCYYAKRFEALRRVCCPSELDYIRSLSRCKKWGAQGGKSNVFFAKTLDDRFIIKQVTKTELESFIKFGPEYFKYLSESIGTGSPTCLAKILGIYQVTSKHLKGGKESRMDVLVMENLLFRRTVTRLYDLKGSSRSRYNADSTGKNKVLLDQNLIEAMPTSPIFVGNKAKRLLERAVWNDTGFLASVAVMDYSLLVGVDEEKHELVIGIIDFMRQYTWDKHLETWVKASGILGGPKNTSPTVISPKQYKKRFRKAMTTYFLMLPDQWSPSIIPSHSQSDFGEDNTQPRTPAE, from the exons ATGGATGCAGTGGACAAGACTTTTTCTGAGCTTGTCAGCATTGTCAAATCATGGATTCCCTGGCGATCTGAGCCAGTAAATGTGTCTAGAGATTTTTGGATGCCCGATCAGAGTTGTAGAGTATGCTACGAGTGTGATTCACAGTTCACCTTATTTAACCGTAAACACCACTGTCGTCTTTGTGGGCGAATTTTCTGTAACAAGTGTACAACAAACTCGGTTCCTGCCCCATTTAGCAACCAAAGGAATTCTTGGGATGAGTTGGAAAAGATTCGCGTTTGTAATTATTGTTACAAGCAATGGGAGCAGGGCATAGTTGCTTTTGATAACAGTATTCCTGTTTCCAATCTGGATAATAGTGCTTCCGGATCAACTTCAAGCGTGGCTAGCAGTAAAACCAGTGCCACTGCAAACAGTAGTAATATTACTCTTTGCTCCATGCCATATTCAGTTGGGTCTTATCAACCAATGCAACAGGGTTCTGTTCTGAACCTGCATAAATCACCTGTGAAGGGGAAAGACCCCGATACTGATAGGGAAGGCTTATCAGCATTAGGAGGGAGGAGTGATCTTGTAGCAGACCTGGGTGATCCATTACCGAAGCAATACAGATTCTCAATAAACAG GAGTGATGATGATGAGGATGAGTATGGTGTATATCGGTCAGATTCTGATATGAGGGATTATCCTCAAGTGAATAACTACTATGTACAAGCTGAGCTTCACGGGATAGGCAACATTGATGGCTCACAGAAAGTGGATCTTGATGGAGAAAACACTAATGCCAAACTCCCTTCAAACTACAGTTTTGACACACAGGATTTGGAAGGAGCCCAAGTTATTGCCAAAAATGAAGATGAACCTTATATCTGTGATGAAAATGAAGCCCCTTCCTCGTTGTATGTTTCAGAGGATGTTGATGCTGAACctgttgattttgaaaataatggaCTTCTCTGGCTCCCTCCTGAaccagaagatgaagaagatgaacaGGAAGCTATTCtgtttgatgatgatgatgatcatgacgGGAATGCCACCGGAGAGTGGGGCTATCTGCGCAGTTCAAGCAGTTTTGGAAGTGGTGAGTACCGACACAGAGATAGGTCAAGCGAGGAGCACAAGAATGTAATGAAGAATGTAGTTGATGGGCATTTTAGGGCATTGGTATCTCAGCTGTTACAGGTTGAGAACTTACCTGTCGAAGATAATGACAAAAACAGTTGGTTGGAGATTGTCACATCTCTGTCATGGGAAGCTGCTACTTTATTGAAACCAGATATGAGCAAAGGTGGTGGGATGGACCCAGCTGGTTATGTGAAAGTCAAATGCATAGCATGTGGGAGCCGCATTGAAAG TGTGGTGGTTAAAGGAGTTGTTTGTAAGAAAAATGTGGCTCACCGGAGAATGACGTCAAAAGTGGATAAACCTCGCTTGTTGATCCTTGGAGGGGCTCTAGAGTATCAACGTGTTACCAACCTCTTATCTAGTGTAGATACCCTATTGCAGCAG GAAATGGACCATCTGAAGATGGCAGTGGCAAAGATAGCTTCACACCAACCAAACATCTTGTTGGTGGAGAAATCAGTCTCGCGATATGCGCAGGAATATCTTCTTGCAAAGGACATATCTTTGGTTCTCAATGTCAAGAGACCACTTTTGGAGCGCGTAGCACGTTGCACAGGCACTCAAATAGTGCCTTCAATTGATCATCTGTCATCACAAAAGTTGGGTTACTGTGAAACATTTCATGTTGAAAAGTTTCTTGAAGACCTAAATAGTGCTGGTCAGGGTgggaaaaaaacaatgaaaacatTGATGTTTTTCGAAGGTTGCCCAAAACCATTGGGTTTCACA ATTTTACTTAAAGGTGCTGACAAGGATGAATTGAAGAAGGTAAAACATGTGGTTCAGTATGGAGTTTTTGCAGCTTACCATTTGGCTTTGGAGACATCTTTTCTTGCAGATGAAGGAGTCTCCCTGCCAGAAATTCCATTAAACAGTCTGGCCCTTCCTGATAAATCATCATCCATTCAGAGGTCTATTTCAACAGTTCCTGGTTTCGGCATTGCTGACAATGAAAAGCCTCAAGGGCTAGAACCTTACACTGAACCACAGAGAACCAAAAGTCTCACAGCTGCTGATCTAGCCTCGTCAACCTGCGGTACAGGGCCGTGTTTGTCTAATGGTGCTTCTCAATCTATGGCACTTGGATCAAGTCTCAACTATTCAACTGCCTTATACTCCTCCATTGTTGCTTCAGGAAATTCAATTCCAGAATCGCACCATAATAAGCTTCTTTCATGCACTAGTAGAGACACAAATGAAATGAACTCCAAACAAACTGTGGTGGAAGAAACTTCTAGAGTGGACAACACATTAGTTGTTGGGGATGATCCTACTGTAGAGGACCCTGGATCTTCAGAGAAATTATATCAAGGCATGTCAGCTGACACTCCACAAAATGGTGATAGCAAAATCTCTAAAAATCAGTTAAGTGGGTCAGGATCTTTATCTCCAAAAGATGTTCAAAACCATCCCGAGAACCTTGAAATCACAAATGAAGAGCCAGTTCCCGAAAAAGAAGAGTTTCCTCCATCTCCCTCCGACCATCAAAGCATTTTGGTGTCTTTGTCCTCCCGGTGCGTTTGGAAGGGAACTGTATGTGAGAGGTCTCATCTCTTTCGCATTAAATACTATGGCAGCTTTGATAAACCATTGGGTCGATTTCTGCGGGACCATTTATTTGATCAG AGTTATCGATGCCATTCTTGTGAAATGCCATCAGAAGCACATGTGCATTGCTATACTCATCGACAGGGAACACTTACCATATCCGTCAAGAAACTACCAGAAATTATCCTACCTGGTGAAAGGGATGGAAAGATTTGGATGTGGCACAGGTGCTTGCGGTGTCCAAGAATCAACGGCTTTCCTCCTGCTACACAGAGAATAATAATGTCTGATGCTGCTTGGGGTTTATCACTTGGGAAGTTTTTGGAGCTCAGTTTCTCAAACCACGCTGCAGCCAGCAGGGTGGCCAGCTGTGGTCATTCTTTACACAGAGATTGTCTTCGTTTTTATGG ATTTGGAAGAATGGTTGCTTGTTTTCGATATGCATCAATTGATGTTCACTCAGTCTACCTTCCCCCCCACACACTTATATTTGATTATGGGAATCAGGATTGGATACAACAAGAATCAGATGAG GTGGTCAATCGGGCAGAGCTTTTATTCTCTGAGGTCCTCAATGGTCTTAGTCAAATTGGAGAGCAAAGATCTAATGCACTCCAAGTCAGTAATGGCCATAAATCACCTGAATTAAGACGCCAAGTTGCTGAACTAGAGGGGATGTTGCAAAAGGAGAAACTAGAATTTGAG GAAACTCTTCAAAAGATTTTGAACCAAGAAAAGAGAAATGGCCAACCTGGGATTGATGTTCTGGAAATTAATCGATTGTGGAGGCAGTTACTTTTTCAATCATATATGTGGGACCACCGTCTTATTTATGCTGCCAACCTAGTCAATTCCAACTATGAATCTGGTTCAAGCAGTCCAATTTCAGAGGATAAGGAGAAACCTACTGATGAAAATCAGATGAGCATTAACTCTATTCATGGTGATCCAAAGCTTAACGGTAGCCCCAGCCATGGAGGAGGAAGTGTAGTAGTTGATGGCAAAATTTCACATGATGCATCGCATCAAGAAATTGACAtggtcaaaaataaaaatcttgagAAAGATGACGAATCTGATCTTCCAAACAGCAAAAGCATAAATGATCAATCCAACCTTTTAGAACCTGAATTGGGTGTTGGCAGAGCTCTCTCTGATGGACCGTTTCCTGTCATTCCTAGTTTGTCTGAAACACTTGATGCAAAATGGACTGGTGAAAACCACTCAGGATATGGAATTCAAAAGGATAACAGTTCTGTAAATCCTGATATACTTATGGCAGATGCTTTGACGACCAGTGCACAAAAAGAAACATATTATCTAGGGGATCGTACAGAAGATCAAAATGGTTCCAAGAGTTtctattcttcttttaaaggTCATGATAATATGGAAGACTCTTCAAACTGGTTAGGAATGCCCTTCTTGAACTTCTATCGCCAATTTAACAGGAACCTTTTTGCTAGTACACAGAAGTTTGATACCCTAGTTGACTACAATCCTGTTTATGTGTCATCTTTCCGGAAGCAAGAACTCCAGGGTGGGGCAAGGCTGCTTCTACCAATTGGTGTCAATGACACTGTAATTCCAGTATATGATGATGAACCCTCAAGTATTATAGCTTATGCCTTAATGTCACCAGAATATCATTTCCAATtaaatgatgaaggagaaaggCCAAGAGAAGGAAATGAGTTCACTTCATCATATTTTTCTGACTCAGGCACCTTGCAGTCATTCTCATCTGTTGACGAAACAGCTTTTGATTCTCAAAAAAGTTTTGGATCGATAGAGGAAATGATATTTTCCATGTCTGGGTCTCGTAATTCATCAATATTGGACCCAATGTTATATACTAAGGCTATGCATGCTAGAGTTTCCTTTGGAGTAGATGGTCCCCTTGGCAAGGTAAAATATTCTGTGACTTGTTACTATGCCAAGCGATTTGAAGCCTTAAGAAGGGTCTGTTGTCCTTCAGAGCTAGACTATATAAGGTCTCTGAGTCGCTGTAAGAAATGGGGAGCTCAAGGTGGGAAGAGTAATGTATTCTTTGCAAAAACTTTGGATGATCGATTTATCATCAAACAAGTTACCAAAACAGAGCTTGAGTCATTCATTAAATTTGGTCCTGAATACTTCAAGTACCTTTCTGAATCCATAGGCACTGGAAGTCCGACTTGCCTGGCAAAGATTCTTGGCATATACCAG GTTACATCAAAGCATCTTAAAGGAGGGAAGGAATCAAGGATGGATGTTTTGGTTATGGAGAATCTTCTGTTTAGGAGGACTGTGACACGACTTTATGATCTTAAAGGATCTTCCAGGTCTCGGTATAATGCAGATAGTACCGGGAAAAACAAAGTTCTACTGGACCAGAACTTAATTGAAGCAATGCCAACTTCTCCTATTTTCGTGGGAAACAAAGCGAAAAGATTGTTAGAGAGAGCTGTCTGGAATGACACTGGTTTTCTTGCT TCAGTTGCTGTGATGGACTATTCTTTACTGGTTGGAGTGGATGAAGAGAAGCATGAGTTGGTTATTGGAATCATTGATTTCATGAGGCAGTATACCTGGGACAAGCATCTTGAAACATGGGTAAAAGCTTCAGGCATCCTTGGAGGACCAAAGAACACATCTCCTACAGTTATATCACCCAAGCAATACAAGAAAAGGTTCAGGAAAGCAATGACCACTTACTTTCTCATGCTTCCTGATCAGTGGTCTCCTTCTATTATTCCTAGTCATTCTCAGTCTGATTTTGGTGAAGACAACACACAACCTAGGACTCCAGCTGAATGA
- the LOC100306604 gene encoding uncharacterized protein LOC100306604 has product MAVNSYSSSAQISLQKYGSFMEYTNKELMSKRCCVPQKTAPVGPVVLRITSSIKNKIYEDQSQGIICYEDESGEIICEGYDEGPRYHRIPSPTQHPRDVEIMNLQQQQSWLQIVKGEEINHLAKGALHLQEDLNYNKWL; this is encoded by the exons ATGGCAGTCAACAGTTATTCTTCATCAGCTCAAATCTCACTTCAGAAATATGGTTCATTTATGGAATATACAAACAAAGAGTTGATGTCCAAACGATGCTGCGTCCCACAGAAAACGGCACCGGTTGGTCCAGTAGTATTGAGAATCACATCATCCATCAAGAACAAG ATCTATGAGGACCAATCTCAGGGCATAATTTGCTATGAAGATGAAAGTGGAGAAATAATTTGTGAAGGGTACGATGAAGGGCCTCGTTATCACCGAATTCCTAGTCCAACTCAACACCCAAG GGATGTTGAAATCATGAatcttcaacaacaacaaagttgGCTTCAGATTGTTAAAGGAGAAGAAATCAATCATTTAGCTAAAGGTGCTCTTCATCTACAAGAGGATTTAAACTACAATAAATGGCTTTAA
- the LOC100819894 gene encoding uncharacterized protein, with amino-acid sequence MDLPSHKFFQPPSALAPHGEALLTESNMSLYGKSKDDPFADDFPDPLCKLNLKETSEFVKSLPLPMPNGRAESRGHSVSQQRRLLDSPSTPGRPVFTFSSGLPRKSFPSKWDDAEKWLMSTSCHDSPAHNNNTTKVLVSDSSKVTTRQQQSDDDVGFKQQMEGFSEKSRVTEERVSSKAVPNFPWSPLDHHHNTLSAFHGVKDIVLKDKFTDSIEPVLPNLRYLEPAKEGFLFRNQGDGAMQDACTEVVQHRDIGTEMTPLGSSTTSRCHTPVKISSPPRHNTPASRSGPLALASSACTLDVIQLEECHFSKLQLGTQYDIVPLNWSSSEEEEKEISKSLRHNGSHKADSDCIAAAWEEEEKTKCCLRYQREEAKIQAWVNLQNAKAEARSRKLEVKIQKMKSSLEEKLMKRMSVVHRKAEEWRAEARQQHLEQIHKATEQAQKMIHKHNSQFSRPSSCGCFPCNNNHH; translated from the exons ATGGACCTCCCCAGCCACAAATTCTTTCAACCTCCATCTGCATTGGCACCACATGGG GAAGCACTACTCACTGAGAGCAACATGAGCTTGTATGGGAAAAGCAAAGACGACCCTTTTGCTGATGACTTCCCTGACCCACTTTGCAAGCTCAACCTTAAAGAAACCTCTGAGTTTGTCAAGTCATTGCCTTTGCCAATGCCAAATGGCAGAGCTGAAAGCAGAGGCCATTCTGTTTCACAACAGAGGAGGCTACTAGATTCACCCTCCACACCTGGAAGACCAGTTTTCACCTTCAGCTCTGGCCTTCCAAGAAAGAGCTTCCCTTCCAAATGGGATGATGCAGAGAAATGGCTCATGAGCACTTCTTGCCATGACTCACCTGCTCACAACAACAACACTACGAAGGTTTTAGTTTCAGACTCCTCAAAGGTCACAACCAGACAACAACaatctgatgatgatgttggcTTCAAGCAGCAAATGGAAGGTTTCTCGGAGAAATCAAGGGTCACAGAAGAAAGGGTTTCGTCCAAAGCTGTCCCAAACTTCCCTTGGTCTCCTTTGGACCACCACCATAACACACTCAGCGCTTTCCATGGCGTTAAAGACATTGTACTAAAAG ATAAATTCACAGACAGCATAGAGCCAGTTTTGCCAAATTTGAGATATTTAGAACCTGCTAAAGAAGGGTTCTTGTTTAGGAACCAAGGTGATGGAGCAATGCAAGATGCTTGCACAGAAGTGGTTCAACATAGAGACATTGGGACTGAGATGACTCCACTGGGAAGTTCCACAACTTCAAGATGCCACACCCCAGTTAAGATTTCATCGCCTCCTCGGCACAACACTCCTGCAAGTAGGTCAGGGCcattggccttggctagcagtGCCTGCACTCTTGATGTTATTCAGCTTGAGGAGTGCCATTTTTCCAAGCTGCAACTAGGAACGCAGTATGATATAGTCCCTTTAAATTGGAGCTCAAGTGAGgaggaagaaaaggaaatatCTAAAAGCTTGAGGCACAATGGTAGCCACAAAGCTGATTCAGACTGCATAGCTGCTGCATGGGAAGAAGAGGAGAAGACCAAGTGTTGTCTTAG GTATCAGAGAGAAGAAGCAAAAATCCAAGCTTGGGTAAACCTCCAAAATGCTAAAGCAGAGGCCAGGTCAAGAAAGCTTGAG GTGAAAATACAGAAGATGAAGTCAAGCCTAGAAGAAAAGTTGATGAAGAGGATGTCAGTGGTTCACAGGAAAGCTGAAGAGTGGAGAGCAGAAGCTAGACAACAACATTTGGAGCAAATCCACAAGGCCACTGAACAAGCTCAAAAGATGATTCATAAACATAACTCACAATTTTCAAGGCCCAGTTCATGTGGTTGCTTCCCTTGCAATAACAACCATCATTAA
- the LOC100776235 gene encoding alanine aminotransferase 2 yields the protein MRKYAADRFRHLFNRSLLLLRHRHHHNHHPFPYSSSVSSLSPFSRSRFLSSTPFSMASDSPFPVTAQNINPKVLKCEYAVRGEVVTLAQNLQKDLQANPGSHPFDEILYCNIGNPQSLGQQPITFFREVLALCDHPAILDKSETQGLFSTDAIQRAWQIVDQIPGRATGAYSHSQGVKGLRDTIAAGIEERDGFPANPDDIFMTDGASPAVHNMMQLLIRSENDGILCPIPQYPLYSASIALHGGCLVPYYLDEATGWGLEIPELKKQLEAAKSKGINVRALVVINPGNPTGQVLGEANQRDIVEFCKQEGLVLLADEVYQENVYVPEKKFHSFKKVSRSMGYGENDITLVSFQSVSKGYHGECGKRGGYMEVTGFSAEVREQIYKVASVNLCSNISGQILASLVMSPPKVGDESYDSFMAEKENILASLARRAKTLEDAFNKLEGVTCNKAEGAMYLFPQIRLSEKAIKAAEAANATPDNFYCKRLLNATGVVVVPGSGFGQVPGTWHFRCTILPPEEKIPAIVTRLTEFHEKFMDEFRD from the exons ATGCGGAAATATGCTGCAGACAGATTCAGGCACCTTTTCAACCGTTCACTCCTTCTTCTGCGTCACCGTCACCATCATAATCACCATCCCTTTCCTTATTCTTCTTCTGTTTCATCCCTCTCCCCATTTTCTCGCTCTCGTTTCTTGTCCTCTACTCCTTTCTCCATGGCTTCTGATTCCCCTTTCCCTGTCACCGCTCAAAACATCAACCCCAAG GTTCTGAAATGTGAGTATGCTGTTAGAGGAGAGGTTGTCACACTTGCCCAG AATTTGCAAAAGGATTTACAGGCCAATCCAGGTTCTCACCCATTTGATGAg ATACTTTACTGCAACATTGGAAATCCTCAGTCTCTGGGCCAGCAGCCAATAACTTTTTTCCGAGAG GTTCTTGCATTATGTGACCATCCAGCTATATTGGACAAAAGTGAAACACAGGGTTTGTTCAG TACTGATGCAATACAGCGAGCATGGCAGATTGTGGATCAGATTCCTGGGAGAGCAACTGGTGCCTATAGCCATAGTCAG GGTGTCAAGGGCTTGCGTGATACAATAGCTGCTGGAATTGAAGAGCGTGATGGTTTTCCTGCCAATCCTGATGACATTTTCATGACTGATGGTGCAAGCCCTGCT GTCCATAATATGATGCAATTACTCATTAGATCAGAAAATGATGGTATTCTGTGTCCCATTCCACAGTACCCTCTGTACTCAGCCTCAATTGCCCTCCATGGTGGCTGCCTG GTACCTTATTATCTAGATGAAGCAACTGGCTGGGGGTTGGAAATACCTGAACTCAAGAAGCAATTGGAGGCTGCCAAGTCTAAGGGCATCAATGTTAGGGCTTTAGTTGTTATAAATCCTGGCAATCCAACGGGGCAG GTTCTTGGTGAGGCAAATCAGCGAGATATAGTAGAGTTTTGCAAGCAAGAAGGTTTGGTTCTTTTAGCTGATGAG GTATATCAAGAAAATGTTTATGTTCCTGAGAAGAAATTTCACTCTTTCAAGAAGGTGTCTCGGTCCATGGGATATGGTGAGAATGATATCACCTTAGTATCTTTTCAATCAGTCTCCAAAG GCTATCACGGGGAGTGTGGGAAACGAGGAGGTTATATGGAGGTGACTGGGTTTTCTGCAGAAGTGAGGGAACAAATATATAAAGTGGCATCTGTCAACCTTTGCTCTAATATCTCTGGTCAAATTCTTGCAAGCTTGGTCATGAGTCCACCCAAG GTTGGAGATGAGTCCTATGACTCATTCATGGCTGAGAAGGAGAATATTTTGGCGTCCCTTGCCAGGCGTGCAAAG ACACTAGAAGATGCATTCAACAAATTAGAGGGTGTAACATGCAACAAAGCAGAAGGGGCAATGTACCTGTTCCCCCAAATTCGCCTGTCCGAAAAGGCTATCAAAGCTGCAGAGGCTGCAAATGCAACACCTGATAACTTCTATTGCAAACGCTTGCTTAATGCCACAGGAGTCGTTGTTGTTCCTGGTTCTGGTTTTGGACAG GTTCCTGGCACATGGCATTTTAGGTGCACCATATTGCCTCCAGAAGAAAAGATTCCGGCCATCGTCACCCGCTTGACTGAGTTCCATGAAAAATTCATGGATGAGTTCCGTGACTAA